Proteins from a genomic interval of Phyllopteryx taeniolatus isolate TA_2022b chromosome 3, UOR_Ptae_1.2, whole genome shotgun sequence:
- the gkap1 gene encoding G kinase-anchoring protein 1, with protein sequence MASSATIMVPTTASRFALLQIDSDSDSDASEAGKTANKAGSGKQRPEKSAGGKASQGNDKKKDKRKKKKEQQQSEANELRNLAFKKIPQKSQGQPACMTLSRIASGLLSAAPAAHGASPAAHGASPASQQGWQQWKQRDEQMTSELYEADLEKALILSKLEFEKNKQGGNSNHASSPKTRKDGGGGGSSGKEKEKKKKNPQAKEKKTVSLQDFQAEGNAEHVSRRQEKEEVSNSAVGPGQEERFFNKLEDDVNRIIQREKRREQYSSKQDGNTSAERKPDPRAEQLKYELEKKDRQILELKKTIGQWEVKHKEVKARNGQLLKMLQQGEMKDKAEILLQVEELLHIKEELSSQVTLLHAALEQERSKVKGLQSDQPKHQGNKRGKKSSEADL encoded by the exons ATGGCATCGTCAGCAACCATCATGGTCCCCACCACCGCCTCGCGCTTCGCCCTGCTTCAGATCGACTCGGACTCCGACTCGGACGCCTCCGAGGCCGGGAAGACGGCCAACAAAGCCGGGTCCGGGAAACAGCGTCCGGAAAAGTCCGCAGGGGGCAAAGCGTCTCAGGGCAACGACAAGAAGAAagacaagaggaagaagaagaaggaacaACAGCAGAGTGAAGCCAACGAG CTTCGCAATCTGGCCTTCAAGAAGATCCCGCAGAAGTCCCAGGGCCAGCCGGCGTGCATGACGCTTTCGAGAATAGCCAGCGGGCTCCTCAGCGCCGCGCCGGCGGCGCACGGTGCTTCTCCGGCGGCGCACGGTGCTTCTCCGGCATCACAGCAGGGCTGGCAGCAGTGGAAGCAGAGGGACGAGCAG ATGACATCTGAGCTGTACGAGGCGGACTTAGAGAAAGCCTTGATTCTCAGCAAACTggagtttgaaaaaaacaaacag GGCGGCAACAGCAACCACGCGTCCTCGCCGAAGACTCGCaaagacggcggcggcggcggcagtagcggcaaggagaaggagaagaagaagaagaacccgcaggccaaagagaaaaagacagTCTCTCTTCAGGACTTCCAAGCTGAAGGCAACGCAG AACATGTGAGCCGGCGACAGGAGAAAGAG GAAGTGTCCAACTCTGCTGTGGGACCGGGTCAGGAGGAGCGGTTCTTCAACAAGCTGGAGGACGACGTCAACCGAATTATCCAGCGGGAGAAGAGACGCGAGCAGTACAGCAGCAAACAAGACGGCAACACTTCGGCAGAACGCAAACCA GACCCTCGTGCCGAGCAGCTGAAGTACGAGCTGGAGAAGAAGGACCGGCAGATCCTCGAGCTGAAGAAGACCATCGGACAGTGGGAG GTCAAACACAAAGAGGTGAAAGCCAGAAACGGGCAGCTTCTTAAGATGCTCCAGCAAGGAGAGA tgaaaGACAAAGCAGAGATCTTGCTGCAAGTGGAGGAGCTGCTGCATATCAAAGAGGAGCTCTCGTCGCAG GTGACCTTACTACACGCCGCTCTGGAACAAGAACGATCTAAAGTCAAAGGTCTACAGTCTGACCAGCCCAAACATCAG GGTAACAAGAGAGGGAAGAAAAGTTCCGAGGCGGATCTCTGA
- the LOC133475291 gene encoding probable gluconokinase isoform X2, protein MIYIIMGVSGCGKSSLGAFLSEKLGWPLHEGDSFHPEENVAKMARGEALTDRDRFPWLLRLHDVIERERRSSSDALVACSALKRLYRLILLHGSKALPFSTASPPLPHSLPGVFFLFLHGDCEVIRQRMVARKGHFMTADLLDSQFEVLEVPVEDQEENVVRLDVSRSIPDVAAEVEKHLSSFTSPK, encoded by the exons ATGATCTACATCATCATGGGAGTGTCGGGTTGTGGGAA GAGCTCTTTGGGGGCCTTCCTGTCAGAAAAG CTGGGGTGGCCGCTGCACGAAGGCGACAGCTTCCACCCTGAGGAGAACGTGGCCAAGATGGCTCGTGGCGAAGCGCTCACCGACCGG GATAGATTTCCTTGGCTTCTGAGACTACATGACGTCATTGAAAG AGAAAGACGTTCCAGCTCTGATGCGCTGGTGGCCTGCTCCGCCCTCAAACGCCTCTACAGACTCATCCTTCTCCACGGCTCTAAAGCTCTCCCATTCTCCACCGCCTCCCCCCCACTTCCTCACTCCCTTCCCGGTGTCTTCTTTCTCTTCCTGCACGGAGACTGCGAGGTCATCCGCCAGAGGATGGTGGCCCGCAAGGGACATTTCATGACGGCAGACCTTCTGGATTCCCAGTTTGAAGTCCTGGAGGTCCCTGTGGAGGATCAGGAGGAGAATGTTGTACGTCTGGATGTGAGCAGGAGCATCCCTGACGTCGCCGCGGAGGTGGAGAAGCACCTCAGCAGCTTCACGTCTCCAAAGTGA
- the frmd3 gene encoding FERM domain-containing protein 3, producing MKMLRFRSPSIRSLENHHQIPCTIRLLDDSEISCSIQRDTKGQFLFERVCNHYNLLEKDYFGIRYVDPEKQRHWLEPNKAVVRQMKSLQPFIMCFRVKFYPHEPMKIKEELTRYLLYLQLKRDVYHGRLLCPFAEAAYLGACIVQAELADYDPEEHPSDYIRDFRLFPKQSLKLERKIMEIHKTELRGQCAALAELNMLQRAHNLETYGVDPHPCKDFTGSTAFLGFTATGFVVFQGNKRIHLLKWADVSKLKFEGKTFYVIGIQKEISLTGRIHCNRMVGVLTSSLPSSDVTQTQDAF from the exons ATGAAAATGCTCCGCTTCCGCAGCCCCAGCATCCGCTCCTTGGAGAACCACCACCAGATCCCGTGCACCATCCGCCTGCTGGACGACTCTGAGATCTCCTGCAGCATCCAG AGAGACACCAAAGGCCAGTTCCTGTTCGAGCGTGTGTGCAATCACTACAACCTCCTCGAGAAGGACTACTTTGGTATTCGCTATGTGGATCCTGAGAAACAGAGG CACTGGCTGGAGCCGAATAAAGCTGTGGTTCGACAAATGAAGT CTCTGCAGCCCTTCATCATGTGCTTCAGAGTCAAATTTTACCCACACGAACCCATGAAGATCAAAGAGGAGCTTACAAG GTACCTGCTGTACCTGCAGCTGAAGAGAGACGTCTACCACGGCCGTCTCCTCTGTCCCTTCGCGGAAGCTGCCTATCTGGGCGCGTGCATTGTGCAGG CCGAGCTGGCGGACTATGACCCAGAGGAACATCCGTCCGACTATATCAGAGACTTTAGGCTTTTTCCCAAACAGTCGCTCAAACTGGAGCGGAAGATCATGGAGATACACAAGACTGAGCTCAG GGGTCAATGTGCTGCCTTAGCGGAACTCAACATGCTCCAAAGGGCTCACAACCTTGAAACATACGGGGTTGACCCTCACCCATGCAAG gactTCACTGGCTCCACAGCCTTCCTCGGGTTCACAGCGACCGGTTTTGTGGTCTTCCAGGGAAACAAGAGGATCCATCTTCTCAAATG GGCTGACGTCAGTAAGCTCAAGTTTGAAGGGAAAACGTTTTACGTCATCGGCATTCAAAAAGAG ATCTCCTTAACAGGCAGGATACACTGTAACAGGATGGTGGGTGTGTTAACGTCCTCACTCCCATCAAGTGATGTTACCCAAACACAAGACGCCTTCTAg
- the LOC133475291 gene encoding probable gluconokinase isoform X1, with the protein MEICVWSVKTCAGVCSRMIYIIMGVSGCGKSSLGAFLSEKLGWPLHEGDSFHPEENVAKMARGEALTDRDRFPWLLRLHDVIERERRSSSDALVACSALKRLYRLILLHGSKALPFSTASPPLPHSLPGVFFLFLHGDCEVIRQRMVARKGHFMTADLLDSQFEVLEVPVEDQEENVVRLDVSRSIPDVAAEVEKHLSSFTSPK; encoded by the exons ATGGAAATATGCGTCTGGAGTGttaaaacgtgtgctggtgtcTGCAGCAGGATGATCTACATCATCATGGGAGTGTCGGGTTGTGGGAA GAGCTCTTTGGGGGCCTTCCTGTCAGAAAAG CTGGGGTGGCCGCTGCACGAAGGCGACAGCTTCCACCCTGAGGAGAACGTGGCCAAGATGGCTCGTGGCGAAGCGCTCACCGACCGG GATAGATTTCCTTGGCTTCTGAGACTACATGACGTCATTGAAAG AGAAAGACGTTCCAGCTCTGATGCGCTGGTGGCCTGCTCCGCCCTCAAACGCCTCTACAGACTCATCCTTCTCCACGGCTCTAAAGCTCTCCCATTCTCCACCGCCTCCCCCCCACTTCCTCACTCCCTTCCCGGTGTCTTCTTTCTCTTCCTGCACGGAGACTGCGAGGTCATCCGCCAGAGGATGGTGGCCCGCAAGGGACATTTCATGACGGCAGACCTTCTGGATTCCCAGTTTGAAGTCCTGGAGGTCCCTGTGGAGGATCAGGAGGAGAATGTTGTACGTCTGGATGTGAGCAGGAGCATCCCTGACGTCGCCGCGGAGGTGGAGAAGCACCTCAGCAGCTTCACGTCTCCAAAGTGA